The following proteins are encoded in a genomic region of Triticum dicoccoides isolate Atlit2015 ecotype Zavitan chromosome 1B, WEW_v2.0, whole genome shotgun sequence:
- the LOC119302605 gene encoding transmembrane protein 234 homolog, producing MTAVGGDAASMVAVGLVWGATNALMRRGALVWDRRSRSLPAGTGAVQRWADLLLTWQYSAPFLANLSASAAFFRLLGDSPISVAVPVTNATTFAATAVAAALLGEATRVAPAALGTALIVLGVWVCIV from the coding sequence ATGACGGCGGTAGGCGGCGACGCGGCGAGCATGGTGGCTGTGGGCCTGGTGTGGGGCGCCACGAACGCGCTGATGCGCCGGGGCGCGCTCGTCTGGGACCGCCGCTCCCGCTCCCTTCCTGCCGGCACCGGTGCCGTCCAGCGGTGGGCCGACCTCCTGCTCACGTGGCAGTACTCGGCGCCGTTCCTCGCCAACCTCTCGGCCTCCGCCGCCTTCTTCCGCCTCCTCGGCGACTCGCCCATCTCCGTCGCCGTGCCAGTCACCAACGCCACCACcttcgccgccaccgccgtcgccgccgcgctcCTCGGGGAGGCCACCCGCGTCGCGCCCGCCGCGCTCGGCACCGCGCTCATCGTCCTCGGCGTCTGGGTCTGCATCGTCTAG